A segment of the Eleutherodactylus coqui strain aEleCoq1 chromosome 6, aEleCoq1.hap1, whole genome shotgun sequence genome:
GGAATAAAAGGTGTGGGTTTTATAATTCAATGTACCCGATCCTTCTTTCTCTGACAGATGTTGGGAAGCCCCCATACATATACCAGAGTCATCCAGGCATGCCAAAACCAGTAGATTCGGTTGACTAATATATATGGGTGATGTATTGAAAATCCATTTATATCAGTTGTACAGCAAAGGAAGGGCCTCACTTATTTATGCAATTCACTAACATATCATTTAAAATGGCTCCTAAGCTTGTACTCTACTTTAAGAAATGTCAGTATTCCACAAGCATTCATCAGCTGCATCCAATATGATGCTTCTCACTGTACCCCCCTCCTTTGACAGGAAATAAAATCATATTTTAAAAGACAAGAGGTCTGTAAACAGAGAAATCTGATATTTTAACTTCTCAATCTGTTCTTTTCATTTAACTTGTAAGTCAAATGCAACAAAACTTGATGTATCACCTGAGATTAGGATCTGTCTATTGTGGGCGCAGAATAACAGGGATATCCTGTTTCATTGCCTGCTTGTTCTCTACTATTTACTGACACACTTAAAAGATTTGTTTTTGAAACAGGAGAATCAGATTCTTATAGGAAATTGGCTCCATTCAGACAAGTGAAGTAGCTAACTGTATGTATGCTGACAGTTATCAGCTCCAATGCCCCCATTAGGGCATGTTCTGCTCAGCGGACCAAGCATGTTTTGTCTACAGTGACTACCAGaagaggaaaagctaaaaaaatacaactcatccactCTCCTATTTATACAGAGTGGGTAGATAATGGGAGTAAAATTAAATTGCTAGAAATATTGTAAATCCTATACAGGCGGACTACTAAGCAAACTGTTCCAATGCCAGCGGAGGCACCATTTAAGCTCTGTGGAAATTTGGAGGAGAACCTGTATGTGCTTAATAGTCATTACTCGAAATATCACAActgttaaagtggttgtaccaaaatctaaagttattccctgtccacaggataggggataactttatgatcagtgggggatcTGGGACCCTCACAGATCCCGAAAATGGGTGTTTAAACAGTGCCTGCATGAATGAAGCATAGGTCACACATGCACGCCCCTGCTCAATTCATTCCAATAACTGCATGGGAAATTGCCAAGTATGAGTGCTTGGCAGTCTCTGGCGCTATCACTGAAATAAATGTGGGGACCATCAAGAGCCCCGTTCTCGGGATCAATGGGGTTCCCATTggttagacccccactgatcgtaaCTTTGGATTTTGAAACAACTACTTTGAGGTTGCTAAAGTTTGCTGAAACTGTGTATTTAACACGTTAAGGGTTTGTCCTATGAAATGAAGTTATCCTCTAACCAAAGGCTAGGGGATAAATATCTGATTGGTTtgatctgactgctgggactcctACTAATCATCGTAAAGGGGGTCCCGAAGGTcaccaaatgaatggagtggtggacaTGCATGTGCATCGCCACTCATCTATTTATGGGACGACCCCTTTACgtgttcagttaaaggggttttcggagTTATTGATTTTAGATAGTTTTGGGTTtgccatgcccaaaactatataaaatcaatatgcTCATTGTGGTGCCATACCATCACTTCAGTGATCCGACACCACGGCATTTGATAAATGACATCGACCGGGCCAGAAGGCCTGGTGACATTCCGTAAACCTGTTGTGTggacttctaatgtagaagccacaAGGGAgatttacaggatgtcactcatGACATCCCTGTCTGGCCTCCTAATGGCTGAAATTGTTACCAATGTAAGGGGTACTCCAAAAATCCTTTTAACGTTTGCTACATTAGTAACTTGCTGCCAGAGGGGTCTATTAAGCAGCTTATTTCCCTCTCCCGATTGTAAAAACATATGAATATATAGGGATTAGACAGAAGGAATAACTGTCAGTGTTCAACCAGGAGCTATCTAAAGTCGATGGGCCGCTTTAGGTTAAGCTTACCCATACATGTCTGAATGGAATATTAATAGACTTTAGAATACATCTCAGGGCTTATCTTTCAATATTGTTTAGGGAATATTCTTAAATGGAAAGTACACAGTTCTGTGAATTGTCTTCTCCTGTAAGACTCCACTCAGTCATGTCTTCATTTTAGCTCACCCAATAGTAGTTATTATGGCTGTTGTAGGTTGCAGTCACAGCTCCCACAGTTTTCAAGGGTCTTAAATGGCAAATTTCCATTCAACCTTATACACTGTTATGTCTAGTACAAAGCAGTAAGCATAAAACCATGTATTACTCAAAAAGTCAGGGGTAAATTTACTAACATAATATGCATATTATGTATATTTAGTTGAGATACTGTCTCATTAAAATATTCATTATAATGTATGAATGACTGTAGTTCAATAGTTAAATTACATTACAAGCAGCATTGTGCTGCCCTCTATGCATTTAGCTTAGAATTTCTTATCTTTACAGGACTTCCTTTCCCCATGTGTTTGCCGCTTCCATCTAGAGGAGAACAGTGTGGTACCCAGGCCAATAACTTCCTAAAGTTGATAACGTTTGCGGCAAATTATGGTTTGGATGTGCAGCACTGTCCTTGTGGTGAAGGTCTGGTGTGCACCAGTAAAGGGTAAGACTCCTCGTGAGACTCCTATAACACAGGCATTTGTGGACTTATACAGTAATTGATCTGATAAGATGACACAACAAAAGAAATAAGCCGGGTTGCCATGTACTTCTCTAATAGGTGATCGATGGgattggacccccacagatctgATACTGATGAGGTAtcgtaaggataggtcatcagtatacaATGGGCCTTTTTACACAAGCTGATCGCTGGTATGAGTGTCGGGAGCACCTGCGCCCGACGGTCGCCCttagtctcagaaaacccttttaatcagGTTTTCCCACTATTCTACATCCAGAAGGCTACACATAGCCTTCACCAATGAAGGTACAGAGCCACCCTCTAGGCTTCTTCCCCCTTGCTCTTGCTCACGTGTCAAGCAGTGGCATTTCCCGTATTCATTTCATTCTGAGTTCTGCATGGTGTTAAAAGGATATTCACTTTAATGTACTGTGACATTCATGCAggtaaagggcttattcacaggagcgtatattggctgccgttttcatggccggccgatatatgctactatctgagctgtcttcccccttccctccccctcaccgtttctctgcctctctcctcctctctagctgtttgcaatgggagggggtgggatgggggtggagctcccTGCGGccggaacgcaatgaaaatacgcCCATCGACAGGCAGTCTTAGAggtgacttataaggccattcatgctcctctgggtaatatgcaaataagggatatgaaacaatacctctccagcagcacctattggaagacttataagtctcttcactcaccttctaggatctaggtgctccccctaaggagaaaagatagcgttcctgacccacgtcatagggctctcgctagccaagccagaaacttactacacactgatgaggggcaaacaccctgaaacagctgtatgtgtatggattctgccttggatgtcaattcccagtcattgttacaaagcttgtaaaaagagtctaacattgacttgcaggaatgctgccttccaataggtggtgctacaaaggtatagtttcatctcccttatttacatattacccagaggagcataaagtCTCATcagtcaccttctaggtgctctccctaaggagaaaagatagtgttcctatCTGACATTTGGCTCACCGCAGACAatagctatgattctccactcatggacagggaggctgtgctttccatagcaacgatatggaaagcattcactgcgttccctgcggccagattatcgctgcggggaacgcaatgaaaatactcccatggacaggcagccttagaagtgacttataaggccattcatgctcctctgggtaatatgcaaataagggatatggaaaaatacctctgcagcgccacctattggaagacataagtctcttcactcaccttctaggtgctctccctaaggagaaaaaataacgTTCCTGCTGCACGTTTTGGCACTGTATTGTAATTCTATATGCCTGCTATGCtacttttggccactagatgcctctgtATTGCAGAGTCTGTTCCTGGAAAGGAGTTACAGCTTACAAGATGTTTTCTGGGCAACGTGTTCCTGAGAAAGACTGATGTGGCCAATCTACTATGTATTATGACCCTCCATCCTCTCAAAGGCCTTTTACACAACCTGACAATCTGGCACAAAGGTTCCCCCGATTGTTGGGCCATGCAAAAGTGCAAAataatcagccaatgaacaagcaaACGCTTATTTGTCAGTTGATCATCTCATTTATGCTacgcaaaaataaaaagcaaaatatTGTTTGAATGGGGAATATTCTGACAATTATTTTAATACTGTATTGGAGACAAACAATCGTATTAACAATTGTTCCTCTCCAACATTGTCTTTAAACCCGCTTTACCGTAACTATACGGTGtgggtttaaagctcctgctcctccAATCTAGAAAGAGCAGGtcaggtgcttggctatcagacaGCCGAGGAGAAGACAAATGCAGTTTATAacctcttctgccttctcttttccagcCTACGTAGCGGTcagtgagtgctatgtagtgaacAGAAGAAGCAGCAGTGCCATTTTCTTTATTGCACTCATctatcatgtgaccgccagcgaCCCTTAGTATGGCAGCGTTGCTGGGTCTTAGCAGAGCTCTGCTAGAGGCTAATGTGACCTTACAAGGAggtttcccctgtaactgtggCTCCCATCGATGCTCCTGTTAGGGCTCACTGACACAGGCATATGTCGCTCGCGTATTAAGCAGTACTAAAAGCCattatttctattgggccacttacaactgcattttttttcttgtccgtgaaaaaaaacgcatttcctatttttgtgcgtactATGTACCCACCAACATAGGCTAAGGGGATTTGACATGCACATCAAATACACATGTACATGCATATTtactatatactgtgtatttCATTATTATGTttatttaattacattttattttgttttatcattttaaaaaaatctgtttttattggCTTGAATCCAAAAAATGCCCCAAATCAATTAATCCTTCCATCTCATTGTGCGTTCCTGTAACTCTGGACCACCTAGTTTGATAACTGTATTGGCAGTGGTTCTCCTGGGCTTACTTACCTCCCTGGTAAAGTAAGTGACCCACTTTCAAGTTCTTTTCTATGTATTGATTGGTTTGCTACATGAAGGCTTGTCCTTGAGCGCTGTCTGCccctttttgttttccatttcatcccacttgCTACCCTGGACCACTGTTTTGGATTGGACTGCTGCGACTGGCGCTTTCCATGGTGGATGTTTGCAATGGACCAGGATTCTCCCTTACCAACTGAGGAATATACGCAAAAGCTTTCCAGGCTGTCATGTGTCGTGAGGCACCCCGCATATGCAGGGGCGACCCCACCACACCAGGTTCctgggtattttattttttttttgtttggggaCGCTGTCCTTTTTTCTGTACACCTCACTTGTATGTTGATACAATTCATACTTTGAGATCATTATACTTATTGCACCCATATTAGGCTGTGTTATGTCTTATACATTACACTTGGTGTATACATCTGGAAGGTATCCAGGTGGTTATTGTAATATCTCTGTTGCTTTCTGTGGGCCACAGTGTCCTTTTGACATAGGCTTAGTTGGCACACTGGGTTCACTTTTGAACACCATGTCATGTTAAGTCAAATTATGTGTCAGTTTATAAAATGATCCTAACCGATGGAGTCCTCTTTATCTGGCGTAGAGTACCAAATTCTTTTGTATAGAGTCCAAGATCTTTAAAAATTCTGGCAGTAAGagggaatgttaaaaaaaacaaaacattactcAGATGGTAAATTTCCCACTGCTCCTATCCTCTCCGCCAGCCTTACATAGCTACAGCGGTGACCTGGCTGTAtacccatgtgaacacttcagcCAATCTCCTGCCAACTACACATTTCGAACCGGAATGCCACGATTGAGAATCTGCACACTGTACTGGAACTATCAGTTCCTAGCCCTTGTGACTTGTATACATACAAGACATTGCTGAAGCCTGAAGAACCGGGGTCATTACAGGTCACATGACTTGATGCCAGAGTGAAAAATGGATGCTGTTTAGAACCAGTTTATAAAAAATAAAGTGTGTAGCAAGAGAGGTTTAacttgcaaaaattaaaaaataaaacagaattaCTTCCATTTTCAAAAATGTGAAATTATCAGAATTTTCAGGCTGTTGGCTATTTTTAGGTTCACTTCCTGACAATGTGTTATCAGTGTTCCTCTTCTATTCTTCTCTAGAAACTTAATATCAACGTGCGAGAAGCCAGATGATGTTATAGACTTCACAAACTACAGAGAAGACTCTCTTTTACAACCATTGATCCGAAGAGATGAAGAGCTGGCCTACTATGATGGAGATCTTGTGCCATGGCCCTCCCAGGATGACCAGTTAGTCTTTGTAGACTTTCCAAAGGACGTTGAAGTGAATGAAAGGGATGTAAGAAGAAACTTTCAGTTATTCAGTGCTGATATGGGTGATCACTTGCAGGAAGAAAATCTCCATTTCGATGACCATGTGGATGAACCAGGTGATCCAAGTGAAGCAGATTTCCAAGAGCTTAAACAACTTGCTAGTGAAATGGGACAATATTTTGGTCCTGGTTTTTACTGATTAGATCTTTATTAGTTTATGATATTATTTAGCTGCGATTTTTGTTATAGCtttgttttcattttaaaaaaaactgatgcaCTTGCAATAATTTGTTCTATGTCAAAGACAGAATAAAATGGTTTCATTACATGGAGAAATACAACAGCAgtgttatgtcattttttttcagagTATGATTGTAGAGTACTGTGCTgaatgttaaagaggttgtccatgttctttaagcccttccccctaCAGTCAGTTTTGGCCTTTCTGACAAGGCCCCATCTTTTAAATTTGACATGTGTCACGTTtagtggtaataactttggaatacATTTACTTATGCATGTGATTCTAAGTGTTTTTTCATGACACATTGTACTTtacattaggctggattcacatgggtgtatatcggccaggtttttcacgcctggccgatgtacgctgcccctctgatgcattggtttacaatgcatcagttcacatgggcatatttcaaTGGCGTAAAAGCGCATGGCCGGCCAAGATAATGCAttttggccaggcgcttttacactggcggcagctgcatagacgCCTTTGGGAGCCTataacagctgccggagaagggaggtgggagtttagcagcatgactgctaaattcccacccctttccctcctcctctacgccccttgccggctgtttgcaatgggagggggtggagagggggcgggagcttagcacactagctcccgcctcatcctgcctccaccccttgcagagagggtgagggtgagggaagggggagaacagtttaccagagcttaaaggggttgtcccgcgccgaaacgggtttttttttttttcaacagcccccccgttcggcgcgagacaaacctgatgcaggggtttacacaaaaaacaggatagtgcttacctgaatccccgtgctccggtgacttcttacttacctgctgaagatggccgccgggatcttctccctcggtggaccgcagggcttctgtgcggtccattgccgattccagcctcctgattggctagaatcggcacgtgacggggcggagctacacggagtcgctctccggcacgagcggccccattgagaaaagaagaagaccggactgcgcaagcgcgtctaatctggagattagacgctgaaaattagacggcaccatggagacgaggacgccagcaacggaacaggtaagtgaataacttcttataacttctgtatggctcataattaatgcacaatgtacattacaaagtgcattaatatggccatacagaagtgtatagacccacttgctttcgcgggacaacccctttaattgtctcCCCACACCCAAAAGCATTGTGGGCGTGGCATATATGTGCTGGGCTTGGGCCGTCTGAACGAGCACACAAACGTAagctttgtgtgcccattcacatgtttttatAGCGCTGGTGGGCGCACGTTAAAACACCACTggccagctgtcattgattttaatgagacttGTGCCTACAATTATGAGCCCTGGACGCCGTACAGGAGCTTCCACTTCATAACTTTTGTATTGTAGTGCTGACAGCGGGtgctcaaacagctgatcagccagggtcctggTTGCTGGCCCCGAAACGAtcgactattgataacctatcctgaggattggttatcaatggtatttgcatggaaaatgtttttatgttttccttAGTTGTTCACTGTTAATAGCGGCGTGGTTTTAGGCAAATCGTGCTGCCTTTAACAACCTACAGCTAGTCACATAGACTTGCATCCCCGGCAGGGTTCTTGGTTGCATCCCTGCTGCGACCCAGCTGGGTGGCAGCCtctatgggtattagtgtatcttgatgccaccaggaagtcctggtggagacaagagtgaccGAGGGGTGACgctcctgtacctgattggctgcatacaactctcccctgcaggtcctggtagCCCACTAGAATTGTAATGTGCTGGCTGCCGTCCCGGCTCCAGGGGCTAATATGACCTGATCTATGCTGCCGTCAGactgtgctggctgcagggcATTATTGATCATCATCGCTGCTGGCGTCCGTAGACAAGGCTCTCAGGCCTTGTTGCGGATGGTGGCATTGGTTTCCCTGTGCTTTTCCGTAGCTGCTCAACATCCCTGCTGCTAGGCAAGTATGCTGAACAAGTGGCGGCTCCCATTAACTCTTCCAACCTACGGCTGCCTGACCACGGATGTTGCGTTATCGCACTGTGGGAAATCCACCACGGGataccgccgcccgggagcaggaaccggcagatggatctccgctgtcagcggAGAACTGCAATGCtatgcgttgctatggagagcttttacTGCGTTCcttgtggccggattatcgccgcaggttaacgcaattcaaacccgcccatggacaggcagcctacctgTTGGAGCGTGCTTTTTCCCAGTGGCTGTACTGCGCCAGCTCTGCTCCTTGTAGCAGCGCATCTTTGGGCGTTAGGCCACCTGAACCAAGGTAGCACTGACAGCCACCGATCGCCACCTGTCAGCGTTGCTATACTCCGTGCGCCGAGTTAAGCACTGTAGGACAAAGCAGGAGATACACCCGCCGGTTAGCAGTGTGGAAGGACGCAGCCGGTGTTCTCCGTGTGACAGCTTCTTCCGCCGCTCGCAACCTGTCTGCGCAGCCATAGTCCATGCTCCTGCTTACACTGTGTGGGAGATGGCAACAGATACAACCGGAGGTGTCAACCTGTCAGCACTGCTGAGCAACGATGGGCCCTGCACATCACTGACACCTGCGGCATGGGGGACAACAGTATTGGGTACTCCGGCaccctgtatgtgtattattgtAGCTTGACGTCCAGCTTCCAGGACCTTTGGAAATGGACCCAATTGATAGCTagtggtgtgagaggggcattcctcctgtcaaacccctagcttctggtggggTCAAGACACACTAATACCGCCTCTATGTTGGGTCATACCCTAAGGGAACTTAGCTatgccccacccattgcaaacagtggcgaggggcagagagggggtgggagctcagtgcactgctcctggcccgacCAGCCTCCTCCCCTCAGGGACAGTGTATATTGTCCGGGCGTGCACACCCGCCCGATATACACAcgttggaataagccctaagggtgcgttgCCATGTAACAGATAGCGTCTGGCAGCTGCAATTCCACCCAATGGGAGTACTATCTTGCTTATAAGAAACAGTATTGTGGAATATGCCGttctgcggaatattcagccccacAATCTGCACTATTAATATGCGGAATTGACAATAGCAGCATCCTGCTGCATCGAAAAACGCAGTTAGCAGTGTGAATTTTCTTGCGGATGCCTGTCGAGTAGTTGGGTATGGGTACGTTCCACCGCTGTGAAGCCCCTCGGCTGATATCACTGGGGAATTCTGCAATGATGCTGGAAAAGAAATgaaacattaaatggtaccaataaaatagAAGGGAAGCCCAAGCAAGAGACTCTTTGTATATTGCATACATATATACCGTATATGGGGCATATACGTATGGAATGCAGACAACCTCCTTGGCGTGAATTCACGTGTAGTAGATTCGCCGTGAAGTTTACGTGTAAAATGTATTTACACAAATAAAATATGCAGCGAATTACAATAGATGGCAAGTGAGTAAATCTTCGTATAACGCCGTGCATATACCGCCGACATTTCCACTTGAAAACACAAGCATGCTGTGGGTTTTCAATTTTGTGGATTTATCACAGGTTTTCACCCCAGATTTCACCATTTTAATGTAGCAGGGGTGAAATCCGTAAGACGTGTATTG
Coding sequences within it:
- the LOC136632724 gene encoding dickkopf-related protein 3-like isoform X2, which codes for MEQMETMNNSMDSVMNTKQEKRSENQQTMMPWECNDSHDCPENQYCHLSSDIAECQDCKTKDMLCQQDRECCLGWVCALSKCTERLSTESGGVRCDLTEDQCAPGFCCSTTERLPFPMCLPLPSRGEQCGTQANNFLKLITFAANYGLDVQHCPCGEGLVCTSKGNLISTCEKPDDVIDFTNYREDSLLQPLIRRDEELAYYDGDLVPWPSQDDQLVFVDFPKDVEVNERDVRRNFQLFSADMGDHLQEENLHFDDHVDEPGDPSEADFQELKQLASEMGQYFGPGFY
- the LOC136632724 gene encoding uncharacterized protein isoform X1 gives rise to the protein MIMPHKKTSMPQILHPSTINCFVLTHPCPKGGRSQYDGDTNAMEQMETMNNSMDSVMNTKQEKRSENQQTMMPWECNDSHDCPENQYCHLSSDIAECQDCKTKDMLCQQDRECCLGWVCALSKCTERLSTESGGVRCDLTEDQCAPGFCCSTTERLPFPMCLPLPSRGEQCGTQANNFLKLITFAANYGLDVQHCPCGEGLVCTSKGNLISTCEKPDDVIDFTNYREDSLLQPLIRRDEELAYYDGDLVPWPSQDDQLVFVDFPKDVEVNERDVRRNFQLFSADMGDHLQEENLHFDDHVDEPGDPSEADFQELKQLASEMGQYFGPGFY
- the LOC136632724 gene encoding dickkopf-related protein 3-like isoform X3 yields the protein MNNSMDSVMNTKQEKRSENQQTMMPWECNDSHDCPENQYCHLSSDIAECQDCKTKDMLCQQDRECCLGWVCALSKCTERLSTESGGVRCDLTEDQCAPGFCCSTTERLPFPMCLPLPSRGEQCGTQANNFLKLITFAANYGLDVQHCPCGEGLVCTSKGNLISTCEKPDDVIDFTNYREDSLLQPLIRRDEELAYYDGDLVPWPSQDDQLVFVDFPKDVEVNERDVRRNFQLFSADMGDHLQEENLHFDDHVDEPGDPSEADFQELKQLASEMGQYFGPGFY